Genomic segment of Arthrobacter antioxidans:
CGCGCAGCCTGTCCACCGCCGTGGGACAACTCGGGTTCCTCGAAACTGCCGACGCCGGCGAACTGCGCTGCGGATCCCTGACTCTCAACCCTCAGTCGCTCCGGGTGACCATCGAGGCCACCTCGGTTCACCTGGCGCCCAAGGAATTCGCCGTCCTGAAGTACCTGATGAGCGAAGCCCCCCGCGTCGTCAACGTCGAAGAGATCGCCGCCGCACAGGACGACTTCCTCGACGGCGACACCACCCGAACCCGCCTGGCGATCATGCGCACCCGCAAGAAGCTCACCGAAGCCGCGCCTCACCTGCCGGTCCTTATCGAGACGGTCCGCGGCCTCGGCTACCGCATGTCCTACTGACCCATGCCTCCGGTGATCCGGCGTCAGGTGAGGTTCTCCCGGCTCAGTAGTCCGGATCGCCCGACCGGCCGTGCACGGTACCCGTAGGGAAACCAGTGCTCACCAGCTGGGGTGTCGAACAGCAACCGCCGGATTCCGCGGCATCTGTGCCGCCTGCGGCACCTTCGGCGAGCGGGCCGGACGACGATGAGCTACCGGTGTCGGCGACCGCCGCGGTGTCGGTGTCGCAGGATCCCCCGAGGTCGGTGCTGCAGACCCCCGTCTCGGGCAGTTCGAGCTGCAGACGGGACGCGGCCTCGGTGTCGCCGGCGATCGCGGCGGTGACGGAGCGGACCTGCTCGTACCCCGTGGCCAGGAGGAAGGTGGGGGCCCGCCCGTAGGACTTCATGCCGACCAGGTAGAAATCCTTCTCCGGGTGGGCAAGGACATCCGCGCCGTGGGCGGGAACCGTCCCGCAGGAATGGAACTCCGGGTCGATCAGGGGGCCGAGCGCACGCGGTGCTTCCACCGCGGGGTCCAGGTCGAGCCGGAGTTCGCGCAGCATGTCGAGGTCCGGCCGGAATCCGGTGGCCGGGACGAGGACGTCGACGTCGATCGTGCGGACGCCGTCGGGTGTCGACGCCGTCACCGCCAGGCCCTGCCCGTTCCGGGCGAGCGCGGTGATGGTGAAGCCCGTGGTCAGCTCGACGACGCCGTCGCCGACGAGGGCCCTCAACCGGCTGCCGAGGGCACCCCGGGCCGGCAGGCCGTCGAGGTCGCCGCCGCCGTAGAGGCGCTGGGCCGATCCGCTGCCGCGGACGGCCCAGAGGATCCGGGTGCCGGGCTCGTTCACGGCGACCTCGCCGAGGTCGATCAGCGTGTTGGCGGCCGAGTGGCCGGCGCCGACGACCATGACCGTCCTCCCCGCGAACCGTTCCCGTTCGGCTCCGACGACGTCGGGCAGTGCGGAGGTCACCAGACCGGCCACGGTGTCCTCGCCGAGTGCGCGCAGCCCCGACTGGCCGAGCGGGTTGGGCCGGCCCCACGTGCCGGAGGCGTCGATGACGGCGCGCACGAGGTGATCGACGGTTCCCTCGGGACCGGTGACGCGGACGAGGAAGGGCGTCGTGTCGCGTCCCTTGGTCCTGGTCTTGTCCATGCCGAGCCGGGTGACGGCCGTGACGGTGCTGTCGAACTGCAGCGTCTGCGCGATCGCCGGGACGGCGGCGAGGGGTTCGAGATAGGAATCCACCAGTTCCCGCCCTGACGGCAGTGCGGTCTGGTGTGGTTCCACCCACCCGGTGGGCTCGAGCAGGCGTCGGGCCGCCGGATCAATGTCGTACTGCCACGGCGAGAACAGGCGGATGTGCGCCCACTGCCGGATCGCGGCCCCGACGTTCCCGCCCTGTTCGAAGACGATCGGGGTGAGCCCCTGCTCGATGAGGTTGGCGGCCGCGGACAGTCCGATCGGTCCGGCGCCGATGACGGCGACTGGCAGGTCGATCGTTCTGCCTGTGACATCGTTGCCGATGCCTACAGTGGCCTTCATGGGGTCTGAGCCGGTGTCAAGCATGGGATGCCTCCTCGTTGAGAGCCGTACTGGTGCTGGTGGGCAGGAGTTCACTGATGAGCTGCTGGATGCGTCCCTTGATGTCATCGCGGATGGGGCGGACCGAGTCGACACCCTTACCCGCCGGGTCCTCGAGGACCCAGTCCTCGTACCGCTTGCCGGGGAAGTACGGGCATTCGTCGCCGCAGCCCATGGTGACCACGACGTCGGAGGCCTTCACGGCGTCCGTGGTGAGGATCTTCGGGGTTTCCGCGGTGATGTCGATGCCCTCCTCCTTCATCGCCTCGACCGCGGCGGGGTTGACCTGGTCGGCGGGCTGCGAACCGGCGGAGAGGACCTCGATGCGCCCCTCGGACAGGTGGCTCAGGTACGCGGCAGCCATCTGCGACCGGCCTGCGTTGTGCACGCAGACGAACAGGACCGAGGGCTTCCCGTGATCGGCGGTCGTCGTGGCTGATGTCTCGGTGCTCATGATGATCCTTGGTTCATCGCCTCGTGCCGGAGGGCCGGGCGTTCGGATGGAGAGGAGGAGCCGAACCCCGGGTCGGACACCTCACGTTCCGGCGACCGACCAGGGATCGACTGGCTTCGATGTCGAGTATGCGGACAGATATCGATGGATGTCAATGCGCGGGTATGCTGGGCGAATGACGACGATCTCCGCGCCCGGACCAGCGGGCCTCGCAGCAGCCGAACCGGCGCTCGCGCCGCCCGTTGGCGCAACCCAGGACGGCCGCTGCTGCGTTCCCTCCGGAACCTCCGCGATGAGTGCCGGTCGCGCCGAGGAACTCGCGAAGCAGTTCAAGGCCATCGCCGACCCGAACCGGTTGCGCCTGGTCTCGCTCATCTCCGCGAGCGCCGCCAACGAGGCGTGCGTGTGTGATCTCACCGAGCCGTTGGATCTCGGCCAGCCGACGGTGTCCCACCACCTGAAGATCCTCGTCGACGCCGGCATCCTGCACCGCGAGAAGCGCGGCGTCTGGGCGTACTACTCCATCGTGCCCGGGAGCCTGGACTCCCTTGCCGGCGTCCTCACCGAGGCCCGATGACACAGCCTCCTGCCTCTGCCCTCCACCACGAATCGAGACCCCTGTGACCTTCAAAGCGGACAAGCCCTCCGTCCTGTTCGTCTGCGTCAAGAACGGCGGCAAGTCCCAGATGGCCGCCGGACTCATGGACAAGGTCGCCGGCGACTCCGTGACCACGGCCTCGGCCGGATCGAAGCCGGGGTCCGCCGTCAACGGCCTCTCCGCCGAGGTCCTGGCCGAGGTCGGCGTCGACATCAGCCGGAACATCCCACGCCAGGTCACCGCCGAGGACCAGGTCCGGGCGGACGTCGTCGTGATCCTCGGTCCCGAAGCGCAGGTCGACGAGGTCGAGGGGACCCGCTACGAACGGTGGACCACCGACGAGCCCAGCGACCGCGGGATCGACGGCATCGACCGCATGCGCCTGGTCCGCGACGACATCCTCGCCCGCGTCACCGCGTTGCACGCCACGCTCACCGCCCCGTAGGGCTACCTCCCCCGCCTTCTTCCTCCGCTCTCCCCTGCCCTTCTTCTCCCGTGAGTTCCCCCTGCTAGGAGTCCTGCTGCCATGACCGTGGTCGCCATCCTGATCTTCCTCGCCACCCTGACCCTCGTCATCTGGCAACCCAAAGGCCTCGGCATCGGCTGGTCCGCTCTTGGCGGGGCTGCGCTCGCGCTGATCACCACCGTCGTGAGCCTGTCGGACATCCCTATCGTGTGGGACATCGTCTGGAACGCGACCTTCGCCTTCGTGGCGATCGTCATCATCTCGCTGATCCTGGACGAGTCCGGATTCTTCACCTGGGCCGCCCTCCACGTCGCCCGCTGGGGGCGGGGCAACGGCCGCCTGCTGTTCACCCTGATCGTCCTGCTCGGAGCAGCGATCGCGGCGGTGTTCGCCAATGACGGGGCAGCACTGATCCTCACCCCGATCGTCATCCAGATGCTGCTCGCCCTGAAGTTCCCGGCCAGGGCATCCCTCGCGTTCGTCATCGCCTGCGGGTTCATCGCCGACGCCGGCAGCCTGCCCCTGGTCGTGTCGAACCTGGTGAACATCGTCACCGCGGACTTCTTCGACATCAGCTTCGCCCGCTACGCCGTCGTCATGGTCCCGGTCGGACTCGTCTCCGTCGCCGCCAGCCTGGGTGTCCTGCTCCTGTTCTTCCGGAAGGCCATCCCGCGCCACTACGACGTCACCGTCCTCGCGAACCCGAGATCCGCCATCGCGGACCCCCTGACCTTCAAGACCGGCTGGGTGGTCCTCGGGGTCCTGCTGATCGGCTACTTCGCCGCGGACCCCCTGCACATCCCGCTCTCCGCCGTCGCGGGCCTCGGCGCCGTCGTGCTCATGATCGTCGCCTCCCGCCGGCCTGCCTTCCTCTTCCCTCGTGCAGCCGCCCTGGCCGGCGCCCCGGACACGCGGCATGCAGCACCGGAATCGGCGCACGCCGCAGATCGGGCGGAGGACCTCGACTACGAGACCGCGGGCGTCGGGCGCTGGACCACGGTCGGCCCCCTCGCATCGCCTGCCTCGCACGCGGGCCCCGCCGATGACAGCGAGGACCTGCGGGCCTCGGCCGGCGGAACGGCGGCTGTGCGTGCTCAGGCGGGCCGGATCTCGGTTCCGCGCATCCTCAGGGAAGCGCCCTGGCAGATCGTCCTGTTCTCCATCGGCATGTACCTCGTCGTGTACGGGCTGCGGAACCAGGGCCTCACCGATGAGCTGGCCGGTGTCTTCTCGGCCGTCGGCTCCAACGGCGTCCTGATCACCGCCCTGGGCGTCGGGGTCATCGTCGCGGTCCTCGCATCCCTGATGAACAACATGCCCACCGTCCTCATCGCGTCCCTCGCGATCGGATCCGCGGGCGCCACCGGACTGACCCAGGAGGCGATGATCTACGCCAATGTGATCGGCTCCGACCTCGGCCCGAAGATCACCCCGATCGGCAGCCTCGCGACCCTCC
This window contains:
- a CDS encoding NAD(P)-binding domain-containing protein, with translation MKATVGIGNDVTGRTIDLPVAVIGAGPIGLSAAANLIEQGLTPIVFEQGGNVGAAIRQWAHIRLFSPWQYDIDPAARRLLEPTGWVEPHQTALPSGRELVDSYLEPLAAVPAIAQTLQFDSTVTAVTRLGMDKTRTKGRDTTPFLVRVTGPEGTVDHLVRAVIDASGTWGRPNPLGQSGLRALGEDTVAGLVTSALPDVVGAERERFAGRTVMVVGAGHSAANTLIDLGEVAVNEPGTRILWAVRGSGSAQRLYGGGDLDGLPARGALGSRLRALVGDGVVELTTGFTITALARNGQGLAVTASTPDGVRTIDVDVLVPATGFRPDLDMLRELRLDLDPAVEAPRALGPLIDPEFHSCGTVPAHGADVLAHPEKDFYLVGMKSYGRAPTFLLATGYEQVRSVTAAIAGDTEAASRLQLELPETGVCSTDLGGSCDTDTAAVADTGSSSSSGPLAEGAAGGTDAAESGGCCSTPQLVSTGFPTGTVHGRSGDPDY
- a CDS encoding arsenate reductase ArsC, producing MSTETSATTTADHGKPSVLFVCVHNAGRSQMAAAYLSHLSEGRIEVLSAGSQPADQVNPAAVEAMKEEGIDITAETPKILTTDAVKASDVVVTMGCGDECPYFPGKRYEDWVLEDPAGKGVDSVRPIRDDIKGRIQQLISELLPTSTSTALNEEASHA
- a CDS encoding ArsR/SmtB family transcription factor encodes the protein MTTISAPGPAGLAAAEPALAPPVGATQDGRCCVPSGTSAMSAGRAEELAKQFKAIADPNRLRLVSLISASAANEACVCDLTEPLDLGQPTVSHHLKILVDAGILHREKRGVWAYYSIVPGSLDSLAGVLTEAR
- a CDS encoding low molecular weight phosphatase family protein, with amino-acid sequence MTFKADKPSVLFVCVKNGGKSQMAAGLMDKVAGDSVTTASAGSKPGSAVNGLSAEVLAEVGVDISRNIPRQVTAEDQVRADVVVILGPEAQVDEVEGTRYERWTTDEPSDRGIDGIDRMRLVRDDILARVTALHATLTAP
- a CDS encoding arsenic transporter; the protein is MTVVAILIFLATLTLVIWQPKGLGIGWSALGGAALALITTVVSLSDIPIVWDIVWNATFAFVAIVIISLILDESGFFTWAALHVARWGRGNGRLLFTLIVLLGAAIAAVFANDGAALILTPIVIQMLLALKFPARASLAFVIACGFIADAGSLPLVVSNLVNIVTADFFDISFARYAVVMVPVGLVSVAASLGVLLLFFRKAIPRHYDVTVLANPRSAIADPLTFKTGWVVLGVLLIGYFAADPLHIPLSAVAGLGAVVLMIVASRRPAFLFPRAAALAGAPDTRHAAPESAHAADRAEDLDYETAGVGRWTTVGPLASPASHAGPADDSEDLRASAGGTAAVRAQAGRISVPRILREAPWQIVLFSIGMYLVVYGLRNQGLTDELAGVFSAVGSNGVLITALGVGVIVAVLASLMNNMPTVLIASLAIGSAGATGLTQEAMIYANVIGSDLGPKITPIGSLATLLWLHVLDRKGIHIGWGQYFRTGIVLTIPVLLITLVALAGWLTVVGV